The following are from one region of the Nitrospirota bacterium genome:
- a CDS encoding Uma2 family endonuclease, translating into MATSILEKKKYTYEDYLKTPDDVRYELIEGELLMTPAPVPRHQRISINIAFNLEGFVTDNDLGEVYCAPCDVYFDDENVVQPDILFIAKDRLNIIGEKNIQEAPDLVIEILSESTASRDLIQKKMLYAKFGVKEFWIVSPGEKTIDIHILKDKNYELYKTYGEADTLESQVLKGFTMELKGIFK; encoded by the coding sequence ATGGCGACATCAATTTTAGAGAAGAAAAAATATACGTACGAGGATTATCTTAAAACACCTGATGATGTGAGATATGAATTGATAGAAGGAGAATTGCTTATGACACCTGCGCCGGTACCGAGACATCAGAGGATATCTATAAATATTGCTTTTAATCTTGAAGGATTTGTTACTGATAATGACCTTGGTGAAGTTTATTGTGCCCCATGTGATGTATATTTTGATGATGAGAATGTTGTTCAGCCGGATATATTGTTTATTGCTAAAGATCGGCTAAACATTATTGGTGAGAAGAATATACAGGAGGCTCCGGACCTTGTAATAGAAATACTTTCTGAAAGTACGGCATCGAGGGATTTGATACAGAAGAAGATGCTCTATGCTAAATTTGGTGTGAAGGAGTTTTGGATTGTATCGCCTGGAGAAAAGACTATAGATATTCATATCCTGAAGGATAAGAATTATGAGCTTTATAAGACTTATGGCGAGGCTGATACCCTTGAGTCTCAGGTTTTGAAGGGATTTACAATGGAATTAAAAGGCATTTTCAAGTAA